A region of the Geomonas subterranea genome:
CATTTTTCTCTACTTTTTTGCTATAGAAAATGTTATAAGGTAGCGTCTTAAATCTCAGGGAGGGCCTGCTATGCTGCTAAAAAGCCTTGTTTTCCTCATTCTCACTACGCTCCTGGCGGCGGGGTGCGGAGGTGGTTCCGCCAACAACGAAACCGGGGTCTCGAAGCTGGCCCAGTCCCAGAAGTGCATGAGCTCCGACTGCCACGCCAGGTCGGAATCACCGGGCACCAAAGCATTGATCGTGCAGGAGTGGATGAATTCCACGCACAACCTCAACAACGGTGCGGGATGCGCCGACTGTCACGAGCCCCACCCCGGCCACCCGGAATCCTGTTCCAAATGCCACGGGGGAGGAAGCGGCGTAGCCACCAAGAACCCCGACGCGGTCGGCAAGTGCAACAAATGCCACGGGCTCGCGCACCCCGATGACATCCAGATGAGGCTCGCGCCGCAGCATTACGGCAACACGACCGATACGGGCGCCAGCCGCGCCTCGTACGTCAGTTCCAATTACGTCGGCAACTGCCGCAAGTGCCACAACCCGCACGACCCGACCACAGCGATGTCCGCCAACGCCGAGTGGGCTCAGTCCGGGCACGGCGACGTCCTCTCCGGCGCGCGAACCCGCTACGATTTCAAGACCCGCGGCAGCTACGAACCGGTAAACCTGACCTTCCAGTACTACTGCGTCCGCTGCCACACCTCCACCGGGTACGTCAACTTCGTGACCAGCGGCTTCACCGACCTGAAACCCTTCGCGGGTCCCGGCTTCGCGGTGGTGCAGAACTACCCGGTCAAAGTCGCGGCCGGTCTCTTGCAGCCTGCGGACACCCCCTCGCCGGACAAGTCCAGGGAAGTCACCGCCTGCAACGTCTGCCATGACAACGGAGAAGGCCGGGCCTACAGCTGGGCGACCCGCGCAGTACCAGCTTACAACGGATACTACAACTTCTCGTCCGCCAACAGTTCCCCGACCGTAAAGCTCAACAACAAGGTGATAGCCTACCCCAACGTGACCGACTCCAACGTCTGCGTCCCCTGCCATTCCGGCCGCGGCATCGGTTCCATGATCTATGACGCAGTGGCCGCCGGGATGGACTTCAGCAACACCAACGCCCCCGGAGCCCACGACCGCGCCGCCGCTCTCCTTACACTCCGCACCGGAGGCTACGAGTTCACCGGCAGATCCTACGTCCCGGCCAGGTTCCTCCACGGGAAAATCGGCGTGGCCAACGAGCACGGCACCGGCTACGACGGTCCCTGTGTCACCTGCCACATGAAAACTCCGTCCCCGCACGGTTTTCTCCCGGTGGAGAAGGACGGCGCCGGCAGGATATCCTCCATCGTCAGCACGGCGTGCGCCCACTGCCACACCGGTGACCCGGTACAGATGACTGCGGCCGTCCTGCAAGAGGAGAAGGACGGATACGCCGCGGCACTCGCCATGCTGAACGTCCTGAAGACGGATTCCACGCTGCCGACCAACACCCTCAACCCCGCGCGTTCCAAGGTGCGTCCCCTGGCGAACAAGAACTCCGACTACAACGCGGCCTTCCCCGGCGGCGGCGCGAACACCATGGGGGCCTTCTTCAACTCGAGCCTGCTGCAGAACGACCCCGGTGCCTTCGCGCACAACCACCTGTACACCAAGCGCCTCATCTACGACTCGATCGACTGGCTGAGCAACGGCGTTCTCGACAACGATGTCGAAGCTGCGATCAACAACGCAACCCTGGCAGTTGACGACAGGACCGGCAAGGTATCTCTCAGCAATCCGCTGAGGGCGGGAGTGTATTTCGTTCCGGCACAGCTTCCGACCGTCCCGTACGCCGCGCTGCTCGACCCGGTCAAAGCGGCCGCCATCCATTACCTCATGGGCGGACCCGGCGGGGCACGCCCGTAGGGCAAGCCATGAAGATACTGCTGCACATATGCTGCGCCCCGTGCGCCATCTACCCGGTGAAGGAGCTGAGGTCCGCCGGGCTCGACGTCACGGGGCTCTTCTTCAACCACAACATCCACCCGTACACCGAGTACAAGCTGCGCATGGAAGCGCTGAAGACCTACTCGAAGCTGGTGGAACTTGAGGTGCTGTACCGGGAGGAATACCTCCTGGAGGAGTTTCTTTCCAACGTGGCGGGCGAGCCGCAGGGGCGCTGCGCCTACTGCTACCGCTCCCGTTTGGAGGAGGCCGCGCGGAGCGCGGCGGAACTTGGTTTCAAGAGATTCACATCGACCCTGCTTTACAGCCGCTATCAAAACCAGCAGATGATCCGCGAACTCGGTGTCAAACTGGGCGAGCGCTACGGCGTGGAATTCCACTACGAAGACTTCCGTACCGGCTGGCAGGAGGGGATCAACCTCTCCAAGGAGATGGGGCTGTACCGCCAGAAATACTGCGGCTGCATCTACAGCGAGAAGGAACGCTACGTCAGGAAATAGCGACTCAGGGGAAACCTAAAAGGGGACAGGCTCCGCAGGTGCCTGTCCCCTTTTCAATTTTGTAGGGGCGAATGATTATTCGCCCAGCCGCTCGTGCCCCTACCGCTGCTATGGCAAAATAGACGCTGCGGCACGGGGGGCGAATGATTATTCGCCCCTACAGGTCCCTTGACGGGAGGGGCATCGTCGCCGGAACAGACTCTGTTCCCCGTCAGGGCCCGGATCCACCAGACAACAAAGGACTCTCATGCCCTCCTTTGGCAAATCCCTCATCATCCTCGGCCTTATCATCGCCGCCATCGGCGCGCTCTTCACCCTCGCCGGCCGTATCCCGTGGCTGGGACGGCTGCCGGGCGACATCTACGTGAAGAAGGAGAACTTCACTTTCTACTTCCCGCTCGCCACCAGCATCATCATCTCGCTGGTGCTCTCCTTCATCCTCTGGCTGTTCCGCAGGTAAAGCAGCCCCCCTCGTCCACCGCTCCCCTCTCCGGAGGGAGGAAGCGGCTGCCGTCTCTTTAATGCTCCCCCTCACTGGCCCTCCCCCTCCGGGGGAGGGAACGGTGCACCATCCGTCAAGGGATTTCCATTACGCCCACCGTGCAGAGGTTCCTCCGTATCCAGAGAGAAACTGTACGTTTAGTCCGCTGCACGCGAACCCGCGTCCCCCCCTTTGCGAAGGGGGGACAGGGGGATTTGCTTTTTCTCCCACCGGCACTATCCGTCCCCCCTTCTCCAGCAGGAACAGATCCCCGCGCCAGCGCACCCGGTTTCCGATGAGCGACAGCGCCCAGACGCCGAAAGAAAGCGCGTCCCGCAGCGGCAGGAGCCAAAGCCAGCGCGGCAGGAGTCGGTCCTGCACCAATAGCCGGCTGTACGTGGTGCAAACGGCCGCCCGCACTAGGTAAAGGAGCGCCGCCGCCAGCCATCCCGCCGCCGTGAATCCCGAGAGCAGCAGCGCTACAAGCGCCCCCGGAAACGGGAGCGTGATGCCGGAAGCCAGATACCCTCCCGGCCGGGAAACCCGCATGGTGCGCCCCCAGCGCAGCTGTCGCGACAGGAGCTCGGAGAGTCTCTCGTCCCCGCGCATCATGCTTTCCACGAAGTACGGCGATAGCTCCAAGCGATAGCCGGCCCTGTGGATCATGTTCCCCAACTGGTAGTCGTCAGCGAGATAGTCGACCAGTGCCTCGAAGCCTCCGATCCGCTCCAGCGCCTCCCGGCGCACCGCCATCGACGCCCCCAGTGCGAACGAAAGCCCCTCCAGTTTCAGCGCAGCCATCACGTTGGGTATCATCTCGCAGCAAAAACCGAGCGCCTCGATGGCGCAGCCGGTCCCTTTCACCTCGGAGCTTCGGTACAGCGAAGTCACCAGTCCGACCTCAGGGTCGGCGAAGGGGGCGCAGACCTGGCGCAGGTACTGATCCTCCACCCTGATGTCGCTGTCACAGACCACCAGCAGCGGATGCTTCGCCTTCGCGTAGGCGTGCATAAGGTTGCAGACCTTGTAGTTGGCCCCGTGGATGGCCGGGTCGATAACCAGCTCGATATCCGTTTCCCGGTAGGTCTGCATCAGCTGCCGGATGATGGGAATCACGGGGTCGTCGTGAGAGGCGACGGCGAAGACGATCTGGTAGCAGGGGTAGTCCTGCCGGCAGAAAAAGGAAAAGTTTTCGAAGCTGTCGCCGTCCACGCCCCGCACCGGTTTCAGGATGGAGACCGGCGGCGCGTAGTCCGGCAGCCCGGCGGACGCAGCGAAGAAGCTGCGGCCGCAGTGAAGCGTGATCGCGGCGTAAGCGAGGGAAGGTGCGATGGCGAGGAACGGGAGGGCTTGGCGCAGCATCAGCGGATCCTTTCCACCAGCACCAGGTACGGTGCGGTGTCCGGTCGGTTCAGTTGCCGGTGGCGCCAGACGTTGAAGCGTCCCGGGTGAAGAGTGGCGGCCCACTGCTCAACCGCGGCAGCCTCCTCGGGGCCGCCGGCATGGCCGGTGTAGAGGGCGATGGTGACGATCCCGCGCGGGGCCAGGAGTTCCGCAGCCTGCCCCAGCGCGGCCACGGTATTGGCCGGATCGGTGATGAGGCCCGTGTCCCCCCCGGGGAGGTAGCCCAAGTTGAAGGCGGCGGCGGTTATCCCCTGCGGCACGAAGTCGGCGAGCCGCTCGTGCCCGACCTCGACGAGTCGCACCTGAGCCAGCCGTCCTTCCCGCTCCAGCAGTTGGCGGGTGGCGTTGATGGCCTGCGGCTGCACGTCGAAGGCCCAGACCGTCCCCCCCTCCCCGACCAGATCCGCGAGCAGCAGGGTATCGAGGCCGTTGCCGCAGGTGGCGTCCAGCACAAGGTTCCCCGGACGCACCCGCTCCCTCAGAAAGTAATGCGAAAGCGGCACCGCACCGCGTAAAGATTCAGCCTTGTTGCCAGCCTTCCCCACAGTACCCCCAAAAGACCATAGCCATACACCCCCTCGCCCTCCGGGAGAGGGGCAGGGGTGAGGGCCGGCCTGGGCGTAATAGATTGAGCCCTGTTGCCAGCCATCCCCACAGTACCCCCAAACGACCATCCCCCCCCTCGCCCCCGGGAGAGGGGCAGGGGTGAGGGCCGGCCTGGGCGTAATAGATTGAGCCCTGTTGCCAGCCATCCCCACAGTACCCCCAAACGACCATACCCCCCCTCGCCCTCCGGGAGAGGGCAGGGGTGAGGGCCCGGCCGCGAAGGCAGCCCCTTGTGGCCAAGACAATCCCTCACCTCAAGAGCGGACGGGCGAATGATTATTCGCCCCTACGGTGTTGTGCCGTTCACCCACGTCTTTGGTTTTCTCGGATTTCCTCAGATTTTCTCCGTGGCCAAAGCTTTTGGGTCTAGCGTTTTTTCCCCGCCAGCGTCAGCACCGCCGGGAGGGTGACCATGAACGCTATCTGGCAGGCGACCATCCCAAGCGACATCACCGCGCCGATGCTGAACACCCCCTGGTGCCGCGCCACCATGAGCGCGCCGAAGCTGGCCATGATGGTAAGCGTGTTCAGCAGCACCCCGACCCCGGTGGAACTGAGGATGACGCCCGCCGCGCTCCCCTCCTCGCGCCGGTACCGGTTGATGATGTAGATCCCCGAATCGACCGCTATCCCCAAAACGAGCGGCATGACGATTATGTTGGCCGAGTTGAAGCTGATCCCGAAGAGCCACATGCCGCTCACCATGAACAAAAGCCCCACCAGCAGCGGCACCAGCCCGATGAGCGCGTACTTCACGCTCCTAAAGGCGATAAGGAGTATCCCCACGATGGCGACGAAGGCGTAGATGAAGGCGAGGCGATAGGAGTCGCGCATGATGGTCATGGATTCGTACACCATCACCGGTTCCCCGGTGGCATGAGGATCGACGCTCCTCACCTCGTCCACGAAGTTCTTGAGCGGCTCGCGGTTGAAGATCTCCCCCTTGGGGGCAACCTGCAGCATGAGCTTCCCGGTCTTGCCCACGAAACGGGAACGGAGCTCCCTGGGCACGTCCGCCTCGGTGACCGCCCTGGCCGCGAGGCTCTGCTTCAGGAGCTCGAGCTTTGCCGGAAGCTCCTTGAACATCCCCCCTTGGAAATCCTGGAGCATCCCCACCGCGTTCTTGTCCCTTTCCTTTTCCAAACCCGCGAAAAACTTGTCCAGGGTCGCCACGAAGGCGGCGGCCTGCTTCGCCTCCGGGCGGCGGTTCTGCTCCAGCCGCTCCTTGAGCGACACGGCGGCGTTTCTGAAGGACTCGAACACCTTGGGGAGCTCCATGAGGGAGAGGCTCTCCTCGTACGGAACGGGCTTCACGTCGGCAAGCTCCGCGCGCAGCGCGGCAAGCTCCGCAAGCTTCTCCTGCTGATGGTCCGGCACCAGGGTGTTCAGGCTCACCACGTGGTCGACGCTCGGCAGCCGCTCCAGCCTGGCCGTCTTCGCCTGGGCATCCGCGGCGTTATCGGCCATGACCACGGCGAAGTAGCCGCTGTTCTCCTTGCTTCTCATCAGCTTGTAGGCGTAGGTCACCGACTCCAGCCCCTTGGCCTGCAGGTTCATGAGGTTGTAGTCGAAGGAGACCCGGGAGAGGGGATAGAGCGAGGCGACGCACAGGGCGAGCGTCAGGGCGATCACCAGCTTCGGCCGGCCGAACATGAGACGCGCCAGCACCCCGTGCTCGCCCGGGCGTGCCGCCGTTGCGGGGGTGCGGGCCTTGCGGTACCGGGTGAGGATCACCAGCAAAGCGGGAAGCACGGTGAAGGTGACCAGGACGCAGATGACGACACCGCCGGCGGCGATGATGCCCAGTTCGGCAATACCGCGGAAGTCGGTGAAAACGAAGGTGAGGAAAGCGGCTGCGACGGTGGCTGCGGCCATGACGATGGCCCAGACGTTCCTCGTCACTCCCGTTTCCAGCGCGACCATTTCCCCCGCCCCCAGTTGCAGCTCCTCCTGGTAGCGCAGCACCACCTGGATGCCGTACTCGATGCCGATGCCGATCAACATTACGGCAAACACCATGGAGAGGATGTTCAGGTGCCCGACAGCGACGGTGGCGAAGCCGAACGAGAGGGAGATGGCGACCAGCAGTGAAACCATGGCGGCAAAGACGTTAAGCACCCCGCGGAAGGCGAAGAGGAGCAGGACCACCGTCAGCACCAGGGAGACCACCGTCGCCATGGTGATGTCCTTTTCACTGGTGGTCATCTCCTCGTGCTCCAGCACCGGGGTCCCGGTGAGCCCCACGCTCACCCCCTTGAATTCGGGGAGTGCCTTCAGGCGGGCCACCTCGGCGCGGACGACGGCTATCGCCGCCTTGGCAGGGACGAACCCGGTCATGTCCCGCACCGGGAGCGCGGTCAGTATCTGCTGGCGTCCCGCGCGCGCAAAGGCGGAATCGGGATTCATGAAGACGCTTTCCATCGAGGGGACGCCCCCCTTCCCGGTACCGAAGGTGGTGAAGCCGGCCCCCAGCTTGTCCAGCATGAACAGTATTCCCGGGAGCTCCTTCTCGTCGCCGGCCAGGTAGCGCCCGATGCTGCCGGTCATGTGGGTGAAGAGCGTCTGCACCGAGGGGGACGCGGAGAGCGCCCGCAGGGCCGGCGCCGCCAAGGTCAAGTTGCGGCGCAGCTCCTTGATGTCCTCCAAAGGCATGAACAGAAGGCCGTTGTCCCGGAAATAGGGGAGCGCGAAGGGATAGAAGACATCGGAGAAGTGCGCCTTGTCCCTCACCAGCGCGTCGTGCAGACGGCTCCCGAAGCTCCCCACCTTGTCGGCGTCCTCCCCCTCGATCACCACCACGATGTCCTCGGTACTGCCGAACTCGGCGCGGAAGGCGCGGTAGTCGCGATTGAAGGAGGTGTTCTGCGGCATCAGGTCGTCGCGGCCGGTGAGAAACTCCATGCGCTGGGCGGTGAGCCAGATGGAGAGAACGGACAACAGTAGCGCGAAGGTAAGCACCAGCCAGGGGCGGCGCGACGCCAGGGAGAACAAAAGACTCGTTTTGGGGGCTTCATTCATAGGATCATTGACCTTTTCCGCATACAAAATTAAGCCCCTGCAACCTAGCACACACCGGGCGCACAATCAACCGCACCGAGCAAAATCATTGTTTTCATTAGGAAAAAAATTCAATACCAGGAAAAAACAGTGTACCTTTTCACAAATACATGGTAGATTTCCAGCCTTGTAACTATGAGTAAAGCAGCTAGACTGGGTTAAACTGTCCCAATCCGGCAGAAAGGAGTATGTGGTGACGTCCCCCTTCAAACACCCCATATCACATGCACTCACCTCATTCAACGGCACCGTCAGTGAACCTGAACTGAACGTCGAACACAAGGCAGGGGCGACCGTCCATCAGTTCCCCCCCGCACTCTGGAAGAGTAAGCCGGGCAAGGCAAAGAGCCCCCTCGACCACGCTATTGAAGGCAGCCGCGACTTCTTCTTTCGTGAACAGCTTCCCAAAGGTTACTGGTGGGCCGAGCTTGAATCCAATGTCACCATAACGGCGGAATATATAATGCTGCTCCACTTCCTCGGGCTTGTTGATCACGAGCGCGAGCGCAAGATGAGCAACTACCTCCTCTCCAAACAGACCGAGGAGGGATTCTGGACCATCTACTACGGCGGTCCCGGCGACCTTTCCACCACCATCGAGGCCTACTTCGCCCTGAAGCTCGCGGGGTACCCCGCCGAGCACCCGGCACTCCAGAAGGCGCGCGCCTTCATCCTCTCCAAGGGAGGGGTGATCAAGTCGCGCGTCTTCACCAAGATCTTCCTGGCGCTGTTCGGCGAATTTGACTGGCTCGGCGTCCCCAGCATGCCGGTAGAGCTGAACCTGCTCCCGAACTGGGCCTACATCAACATCTACGAGTTCTCCAGCTGGGCCAGGGCGACCATCATCCCGCTCTCCATCGTGATGTTCAAGCGGCCGGTGCACAAGCTTCCCCCGGCGCAGAGGGTGCAGGAACTGTTCGTGCGGCCGCCGCGCGCCATCGACTACACCTTCACCAAGGAAGAAGGGATCCTCACCTGGAAGAACTTCTTCATCGGCCTGGACCACATGCTCAAGGTCTACGAGAGAAGCCCCATCCGTCCCTTCCGGAAGCGGGCGATGGCCAAGGCGGAAGAGTGGCTGCTGGAGCACCAGGAGGAGTCCGGGGACTGGGGCGGGATCCAGCCGGCCATGCTGAACGCGGTGCTCGCACTGAGCGTTCTTGGCTATGATAACGGGCACCCCGCCGTGGCCCAGGGGCTGAAGGCGCTGGAGCACTTCTGCATAGAGACCGACGACCATCTCGTCCTGCAGTCCTGCGTCTCGCCGGTGTGGGACACGGCGCTCGCCCTCAAGGCGCTCGTCGATTCGGGTGTGCCGTCGGACCACCCCTCCCTGGTGAAGGGCGCGCAATGGCTTTTGGACCGCGAGGTGAGAAGACCCGGGGACTGGAAGATCAAGTCACCCGACCTCGAGCCCGGCGGCTGGGCCTTCGAATTCATCAACGACTGGTACCCCGACGTCGACGACTCCGGCTTCGTCATGATCGCCCTGAAGGGGATCGAGGTGAAGGACCGCAAGGCGATGAACGAGGCCGTGAAGAGGGGCATCAACTGGTGCCTGGGGATGCAGAGCAAAAACGGCGGCTGGGGCGCCTTCGACAAGGACAACACCAGGCACATCCTGAACAAGATCCCCTTCGCCGACCTCGAGGCGCTCATCGACCCCCCCACGGCCGACCTCACCGGCCGGATGCTGGAACTGATGGGGACCTTCGGCTATCCCATCACCTACCCGGCTGCGCAGCGCGCCCTGGAGTTCCTGAAGAAGAACCAGGAGCCGGAAGGTCCGTGGTGGGGACGCTGGGGGGTGAACTACCTCTACGGAACCTGGAGCGTGCTCTGCGGGCTCGCCGCCATCGGCGAGAACATGGAGGAGCCCTACATAAAGAAGGCGGTCAACTGGATCAAGTCGCGCCAGAACATCGACGGCGGCTGGGGCGAGACCTGCGAATCCTACCACGACGCTACCCTGGCGGGGATGGGGGAAAGCACGGCATCGCAGACCGGGTGGGCACTCCTGGGCCTGATGGCGGCCGGCGAGGCGCAGTCATCCACCGTGGTGCGCGGCATCCAGTACCTGATCTCGACGCAGAAGCAGGACGGAACCTGGGACGAGACGCAGTACACCGGGACCGGGTTCCCCAAGTACTTCATGATCAAGTACCACATCTACCGCAACTGCTTCCCGCTCATGGCGCTGGGGACCTACCGGACCCTGACCGGCGCTGCGGAGTAACGGCGGCGTATGAGGGCCTTCGTCACCGGAGCCACCGGTTTCATCGGCGCGAGCATCGTGCGCGAGCTCCTGAAGGACGGGTACCGGGTGCGCGTGCTGGTGCGGCGCGGCTCGGACCGGCGCAACCTGGCCGGGCTCGACCTCGAGCTGCACGAGGGGGATCTCTCCGACCGCCAGGCGCTGGTCACCGCGCTGTCGGGATGTGACCTCCTCTTCCATGCCGCCGCCGACTACCGTCTCTGGACCAGGACGCCGCAGGCCATGTACGACGCCAACGTGCTCGGCACCCGCAACATCCTTTCCGCAGCACTCGCGGCCGGTGTAGGCAAGGTGGTTTACACAAGCAGCGTGGGGACCCTGGGGAATCCCGGCGACGGTACCCCCGGCAACGAGGAGACCCCGGTCGATTTCAACGACATGGTCGGG
Encoded here:
- the hpnI gene encoding bacteriohopanetetrol glucosamine biosynthesis glycosyltransferase HpnI, which translates into the protein MLRQALPFLAIAPSLAYAAITLHCGRSFFAASAGLPDYAPPVSILKPVRGVDGDSFENFSFFCRQDYPCYQIVFAVASHDDPVIPIIRQLMQTYRETDIELVIDPAIHGANYKVCNLMHAYAKAKHPLLVVCDSDIRVEDQYLRQVCAPFADPEVGLVTSLYRSSEVKGTGCAIEALGFCCEMIPNVMAALKLEGLSFALGASMAVRREALERIGGFEALVDYLADDYQLGNMIHRAGYRLELSPYFVESMMRGDERLSELLSRQLRWGRTMRVSRPGGYLASGITLPFPGALVALLLSGFTAAGWLAAALLYLVRAAVCTTYSRLLVQDRLLPRWLWLLPLRDALSFGVWALSLIGNRVRWRGDLFLLEKGGRIVPVGEKANPPVPPSQRGGRGFACSGLNVQFLSGYGGTSARWA
- a CDS encoding epoxyqueuosine reductase QueH, which translates into the protein MKILLHICCAPCAIYPVKELRSAGLDVTGLFFNHNIHPYTEYKLRMEALKTYSKLVELEVLYREEYLLEEFLSNVAGEPQGRCAYCYRSRLEEAARSAAELGFKRFTSTLLYSRYQNQQMIRELGVKLGERYGVEFHYEDFRTGWQEGINLSKEMGLYRQKYCGCIYSEKERYVRK
- the shc gene encoding squalene--hopene cyclase, with amino-acid sequence MTSPFKHPISHALTSFNGTVSEPELNVEHKAGATVHQFPPALWKSKPGKAKSPLDHAIEGSRDFFFREQLPKGYWWAELESNVTITAEYIMLLHFLGLVDHERERKMSNYLLSKQTEEGFWTIYYGGPGDLSTTIEAYFALKLAGYPAEHPALQKARAFILSKGGVIKSRVFTKIFLALFGEFDWLGVPSMPVELNLLPNWAYINIYEFSSWARATIIPLSIVMFKRPVHKLPPAQRVQELFVRPPRAIDYTFTKEEGILTWKNFFIGLDHMLKVYERSPIRPFRKRAMAKAEEWLLEHQEESGDWGGIQPAMLNAVLALSVLGYDNGHPAVAQGLKALEHFCIETDDHLVLQSCVSPVWDTALALKALVDSGVPSDHPSLVKGAQWLLDREVRRPGDWKIKSPDLEPGGWAFEFINDWYPDVDDSGFVMIALKGIEVKDRKAMNEAVKRGINWCLGMQSKNGGWGAFDKDNTRHILNKIPFADLEALIDPPTADLTGRMLELMGTFGYPITYPAAQRALEFLKKNQEPEGPWWGRWGVNYLYGTWSVLCGLAAIGENMEEPYIKKAVNWIKSRQNIDGGWGETCESYHDATLAGMGESTASQTGWALLGLMAAGEAQSSTVVRGIQYLISTQKQDGTWDETQYTGTGFPKYFMIKYHIYRNCFPLMALGTYRTLTGAAE
- a CDS encoding MMPL family transporter, with the protein product MNEAPKTSLLFSLASRRPWLVLTFALLLSVLSIWLTAQRMEFLTGRDDLMPQNTSFNRDYRAFRAEFGSTEDIVVVIEGEDADKVGSFGSRLHDALVRDKAHFSDVFYPFALPYFRDNGLLFMPLEDIKELRRNLTLAAPALRALSASPSVQTLFTHMTGSIGRYLAGDEKELPGILFMLDKLGAGFTTFGTGKGGVPSMESVFMNPDSAFARAGRQQILTALPVRDMTGFVPAKAAIAVVRAEVARLKALPEFKGVSVGLTGTPVLEHEEMTTSEKDITMATVVSLVLTVVLLLFAFRGVLNVFAAMVSLLVAISLSFGFATVAVGHLNILSMVFAVMLIGIGIEYGIQVVLRYQEELQLGAGEMVALETGVTRNVWAIVMAAATVAAAFLTFVFTDFRGIAELGIIAAGGVVICVLVTFTVLPALLVILTRYRKARTPATAARPGEHGVLARLMFGRPKLVIALTLALCVASLYPLSRVSFDYNLMNLQAKGLESVTYAYKLMRSKENSGYFAVVMADNAADAQAKTARLERLPSVDHVVSLNTLVPDHQQEKLAELAALRAELADVKPVPYEESLSLMELPKVFESFRNAAVSLKERLEQNRRPEAKQAAAFVATLDKFFAGLEKERDKNAVGMLQDFQGGMFKELPAKLELLKQSLAARAVTEADVPRELRSRFVGKTGKLMLQVAPKGEIFNREPLKNFVDEVRSVDPHATGEPVMVYESMTIMRDSYRLAFIYAFVAIVGILLIAFRSVKYALIGLVPLLVGLLFMVSGMWLFGISFNSANIIVMPLVLGIAVDSGIYIINRYRREEGSAAGVILSSTGVGVLLNTLTIMASFGALMVARHQGVFSIGAVMSLGMVACQIAFMVTLPAVLTLAGKKR
- a CDS encoding cytochrome C; amino-acid sequence: MLLKSLVFLILTTLLAAGCGGGSANNETGVSKLAQSQKCMSSDCHARSESPGTKALIVQEWMNSTHNLNNGAGCADCHEPHPGHPESCSKCHGGGSGVATKNPDAVGKCNKCHGLAHPDDIQMRLAPQHYGNTTDTGASRASYVSSNYVGNCRKCHNPHDPTTAMSANAEWAQSGHGDVLSGARTRYDFKTRGSYEPVNLTFQYYCVRCHTSTGYVNFVTSGFTDLKPFAGPGFAVVQNYPVKVAAGLLQPADTPSPDKSREVTACNVCHDNGEGRAYSWATRAVPAYNGYYNFSSANSSPTVKLNNKVIAYPNVTDSNVCVPCHSGRGIGSMIYDAVAAGMDFSNTNAPGAHDRAAALLTLRTGGYEFTGRSYVPARFLHGKIGVANEHGTGYDGPCVTCHMKTPSPHGFLPVEKDGAGRISSIVSTACAHCHTGDPVQMTAAVLQEEKDGYAAALAMLNVLKTDSTLPTNTLNPARSKVRPLANKNSDYNAAFPGGGANTMGAFFNSSLLQNDPGAFAHNHLYTKRLIYDSIDWLSNGVLDNDVEAAINNATLAVDDRTGKVSLSNPLRAGVYFVPAQLPTVPYAALLDPVKAAAIHYLMGGPGGARP
- a CDS encoding DUF2905 domain-containing protein, with product MPSFGKSLIILGLIIAAIGALFTLAGRIPWLGRLPGDIYVKKENFTFYFPLATSIIISLVLSFILWLFRR
- a CDS encoding tRNA (mnm(5)s(2)U34)-methyltransferase, giving the protein MLDATCGNGLDTLLLADLVGEGGTVWAFDVQPQAINATRQLLEREGRLAQVRLVEVGHERLADFVPQGITAAAFNLGYLPGGDTGLITDPANTVAALGQAAELLAPRGIVTIALYTGHAGGPEEAAAVEQWAATLHPGRFNVWRHRQLNRPDTAPYLVLVERIR